The following are from one region of the Carnobacterium gallinarum DSM 4847 genome:
- a CDS encoding bacterial Ig-like domain-containing protein, with protein sequence MKKKRISLLVLGVFIMQVFGSTVSAIAVAPNENNGDVTASSESELVNGEDLLGNSGSEEESSEKPIVEREIPNEVQDSSKEKEEPDSIQPSSELNLPVIQKATDSSSQINITDEILSSMTIADINGTEYDQLSVNRVLNGTAVVATLNFNIEDKEYTPGSTYTMNLPDYLGYSDISGVVSGVDAEWSVVAASKTLTIRFNQRIKEAQFKLDLRSYLYTEKMPLVTIETPGQTKNTYKFDLYENIEPISYTESRNNYGIEGDVAYNLDRTLSGNQSLELLTADFPGTQLGKNDRKLVMNVYDVDIKGNLLTETKQELVKGVDYTIGEDTVAKTTFIVAAMNPQKAYVLSIIRDLYVESVSNYEYYLAQNYPTTKLGSLNLMRTTGKYGGLEFSAKTSLNQKVLMERFTNSFYNGGFQSNRDYSVGIYGNPAKTTIGQKIIIESQNGQEIEDYTFSAWNESSSVPITDYFDISHEGTKLVLTATKDSVLRISVNGLKIPFAKKDVTLALSTPVIGPDKEFVLLADQYVEPISIINPNNVETAWGNYDQNGAYTGRTTIHVDGSSTNPIENLEVKVKHPKYLSLRPAKSVVYYQIDKDYTITETSDGSIIKFTTPIKFKINIPLGFNYVPDSLGKDVFIPIDTIPVTMSADGQDTVDTSVRTGSKQGSERTFQGSKNQFLVNARNDSFDSLIVNTKVPTNAEVAFTIYDISNDMVENVYPQYWNRGGVYFSNPINPGSKDYPNITIDEAKNSYKFDFGKTSKRYIIEYKRANGWIDSSTPVYITGTAAEPLYSNQILSISATVTSEGLDILTVGQSDNQTIKNITQNSITTKNIDDQTYKVKNPTFEIVLKGTTNAQVDLNSIMIEGVPREAYTVEKTSTGIKINFKDYTLTKNVKIAYNTLSANAGQIYTETTISSESLDQMESSRKLATTSATVLKFSEGDAEGIVYMAQAKFRTYQENDKAINVSGVHFELIDNVINTKNEFVTDSTGSYNFDSILTGEYTLRVTKVPADYSVDAEYLAGKVIKLAKGNNLIEVPLTPLVDQTSVEAKDSTIYVGTTWNAVDNFVSATDKDGNMVNFDQLVVSGNVNTSKVGDYEITYKNQSKEAKAIVHVVDNQETLAVKDSTIYVGDSWKSGDNFLSATDKDGKSIPVADVTVLGTVDTTTAGIYDVTYSYGSQTQIAKITVKADLSTVVVKDSTLFVGDKWVSKDNFISATDRDGQIIPFDQVIIEGTVDTQEKGEHKVAYTVEIIANSKLLFSRILQVNSKQLTSVATITVIEREIRPVDPDPSTPDPGEKPEVETPKVEIPKTEILKENITKPDNSKFDEKEEFPKTGEQVNYYVGLVGVISVLLSFAWFGKRKRFPIEK encoded by the coding sequence ATGAAAAAGAAAAGAATAAGCTTGTTAGTACTTGGGGTATTTATTATGCAAGTATTTGGTTCAACTGTTAGCGCTATCGCTGTTGCTCCAAATGAGAATAATGGAGATGTAACGGCTAGTAGTGAGAGTGAACTAGTGAATGGAGAAGATCTATTAGGCAATTCTGGGAGTGAAGAAGAAAGTAGCGAAAAACCTATAGTAGAACGTGAAATACCAAACGAAGTTCAAGATTCAAGTAAAGAAAAAGAAGAACCTGATTCTATTCAACCTAGTTCTGAGTTGAATTTACCAGTAATTCAAAAGGCTACCGATTCAAGTTCACAAATTAATATAACGGACGAGATTCTATCGAGTATGACAATTGCAGATATAAATGGAACAGAATATGATCAGCTGTCTGTGAATAGAGTGCTAAATGGAACTGCAGTAGTCGCGACTTTGAATTTCAATATTGAAGATAAGGAGTACACGCCAGGTTCTACTTATACAATGAATTTACCAGATTATTTAGGTTATTCGGATATTAGTGGAGTTGTAAGTGGAGTGGATGCAGAGTGGTCAGTCGTTGCAGCTAGTAAGACATTGACTATTCGATTTAATCAAAGAATTAAAGAAGCTCAATTTAAATTAGATTTGAGAAGCTATTTGTACACTGAAAAGATGCCTTTAGTAACAATTGAAACACCTGGTCAAACAAAAAATACCTATAAATTTGATTTGTATGAAAACATAGAACCAATTAGCTATACAGAATCTCGCAACAACTATGGAATAGAAGGAGATGTGGCCTACAATTTAGATCGTACATTGTCAGGCAATCAATCTCTAGAGCTGTTAACTGCAGATTTTCCGGGAACTCAACTTGGGAAAAATGACAGAAAGCTCGTAATGAATGTGTATGATGTGGATATCAAAGGAAATCTTCTTACTGAAACAAAGCAAGAATTAGTAAAAGGTGTAGACTATACAATTGGGGAAGATACTGTTGCTAAAACAACGTTTATAGTTGCGGCGATGAACCCACAAAAAGCCTATGTTCTTTCAATCATTCGTGATCTTTATGTAGAAAGTGTCTCCAATTATGAATATTATTTAGCACAGAACTATCCAACAACTAAACTTGGTTCATTAAATTTGATGCGAACTACGGGGAAATACGGTGGCCTTGAATTTAGCGCCAAGACGAGTTTGAATCAAAAAGTGCTTATGGAAAGATTTACCAATTCTTTCTATAATGGAGGATTTCAAAGTAATCGAGACTATTCTGTAGGTATTTATGGCAATCCAGCAAAAACAACGATTGGACAAAAAATTATCATTGAAAGTCAGAATGGTCAAGAGATAGAAGATTATACATTTTCTGCTTGGAATGAATCTAGTAGTGTGCCAATTACAGACTATTTTGATATTAGTCATGAAGGAACTAAATTAGTTTTAACCGCAACGAAGGATAGCGTGTTACGTATTAGTGTAAACGGATTAAAAATACCTTTTGCGAAAAAAGATGTAACTCTAGCTTTATCGACACCAGTTATTGGACCAGATAAAGAGTTTGTTTTGCTTGCGGATCAATATGTTGAACCAATTTCGATTATAAATCCTAATAATGTAGAAACTGCTTGGGGAAACTATGATCAAAATGGAGCATATACGGGACGTACGACTATTCATGTTGATGGAAGTTCGACTAATCCGATTGAGAATTTGGAAGTTAAAGTAAAACATCCAAAATATCTGTCATTACGACCTGCTAAAAGTGTTGTTTATTATCAAATAGACAAAGATTATACTATAACAGAAACATCGGATGGTTCAATCATCAAATTTACAACGCCAATTAAATTTAAAATCAATATTCCGCTAGGGTTTAATTATGTGCCAGATAGTTTAGGCAAAGATGTTTTTATTCCAATTGATACCATACCTGTGACGATGAGCGCAGATGGTCAGGATACAGTAGATACTTCAGTTCGGACAGGTAGTAAACAAGGATCAGAGCGAACATTTCAAGGAAGTAAAAATCAATTTTTAGTAAATGCTCGAAATGATAGTTTTGATTCATTAATTGTGAATACAAAAGTTCCGACAAATGCAGAAGTGGCGTTTACTATTTATGATATTTCCAACGATATGGTGGAAAATGTTTATCCGCAATATTGGAATCGTGGTGGTGTTTATTTTTCAAACCCGATTAATCCAGGTAGTAAAGATTATCCTAATATAACGATTGATGAAGCGAAAAATAGCTATAAATTTGATTTTGGTAAAACATCCAAACGTTATATTATTGAATATAAACGTGCCAATGGTTGGATTGATAGTAGTACACCCGTATATATAACAGGAACGGCAGCAGAACCACTATATAGCAATCAAATATTATCAATATCAGCTACGGTTACTAGTGAGGGTTTGGATATCTTAACTGTTGGACAAAGTGATAATCAAACCATTAAAAATATTACGCAGAACAGCATAACAACAAAAAATATTGACGATCAAACATATAAAGTTAAAAATCCTACATTTGAAATTGTATTAAAAGGAACAACTAATGCACAAGTGGATTTAAATTCTATCATGATTGAAGGTGTACCCAGAGAAGCGTACACTGTTGAAAAAACATCAACAGGAATAAAAATTAATTTTAAAGATTACACATTAACTAAAAATGTAAAAATTGCTTATAATACACTATCAGCGAATGCGGGACAAATCTATACAGAAACAACAATTAGTTCAGAATCATTAGATCAGATGGAAAGTAGTCGCAAATTAGCTACAACATCCGCAACCGTTTTGAAATTTTCTGAAGGAGATGCGGAAGGGATTGTCTATATGGCACAAGCGAAATTCCGTACGTATCAAGAAAATGATAAAGCAATCAATGTTTCTGGTGTTCATTTTGAATTGATAGATAATGTCATTAATACTAAAAATGAATTTGTAACGGACAGCACAGGTAGCTACAATTTTGACTCGATTTTAACGGGTGAGTATACGTTGCGCGTGACAAAAGTGCCAGCAGATTACTCAGTTGATGCTGAATATCTTGCAGGAAAAGTAATTAAGTTAGCAAAAGGCAACAACCTAATCGAAGTGCCGCTAACGCCTCTTGTTGACCAAACAAGTGTGGAAGCGAAAGATTCGACAATCTATGTCGGAACTACGTGGAATGCCGTAGATAATTTCGTTAGTGCGACAGATAAAGACGGAAACATGGTTAACTTTGATCAACTAGTTGTTTCAGGCAATGTGAATACATCTAAAGTTGGCGATTATGAGATTACGTACAAAAATCAAAGTAAAGAAGCCAAAGCCATCGTGCATGTAGTCGATAATCAAGAAACGCTGGCAGTGAAAGATTCAACAATTTATGTCGGAGACTCATGGAAATCGGGGGATAATTTCCTTTCTGCCACAGATAAGGATGGGAAATCCATTCCAGTAGCTGACGTGACAGTTTTGGGAACAGTGGACACGACTACCGCTGGAATATATGATGTGACGTATAGTTATGGAAGTCAAACACAGATTGCGAAAATCACTGTAAAGGCTGATTTATCAACGGTTGTGGTTAAAGATTCAACATTATTTGTTGGAGATAAATGGGTCTCGAAGGATAACTTTATCTCCGCAACTGACCGAGATGGTCAGATAATTCCTTTTGACCAAGTGATTATTGAAGGTACGGTAGATACACAAGAAAAAGGGGAACACAAAGTAGCTTATACAGTTGAAATAATTGCTAATTCTAAATTATTATTTTCACGAATTCTGCAAGTAAATAGTAAGCAGTTAACAAGTGTAGCCACAATTACGGTCATTGAAAGAGAGATTCGACCAGTGGATCCAGATCCGAGTACTCCTGATCCTGGTGAGAAACCAGAAGTAGAAACACCGAAAGTAGAGATTCCAAAAACAGAAATACTAAAAGAAAATATAACTAAACCAGATAATAGTAAATTTGACGAAAAAGAGGAGTTTCCTAAAACGGGGGAACAAGTTAACTATTATGTAGGGTTAGTTGGCGTAATAAGTGTTCTTTTATCGTTTGCTTGGTTTGGGAAAAGAAAGAGATTCCCAATAGAAAAATAA
- a CDS encoding TMEM175 family protein, producing MDVTKERVVIFGDAIIAIILTIMVLELPIQYATDGTVNVPSIFSAVGIYFISFCFVANLWFQTAYAFNQIEQVKNKSLVSYMLLLFFLSLVPSATRLLIEDTTQQTVLIYGILTLIVTLIMRRLIVVLTKQTIPDLKLQKRRIDELNRQDMFSIGFRILLLIFGFFFSQVALIIYLILPIMAFLQNIVDREEDNFVDTLDNEQQTQYFQERDHLWGNTMKRYSYLLRDSLRDGDDRNPDRWKQITSEWQGRIDQEIAECKQQLVTSNESDKANLEQKIEQLEKQKDRLHQQEERLQHKEVRSQQRIQRKPRG from the coding sequence GTGGACGTTACGAAGGAACGAGTAGTTATTTTTGGAGATGCAATTATTGCAATTATCCTGACAATTATGGTGTTAGAGTTGCCAATTCAATATGCGACAGATGGTACGGTGAATGTACCTTCTATATTTAGTGCGGTGGGAATCTATTTTATTAGTTTCTGTTTTGTAGCCAATCTTTGGTTTCAGACAGCGTATGCTTTTAATCAGATTGAGCAAGTAAAAAATAAAAGTTTAGTAAGTTATATGTTATTGTTATTTTTTTTATCATTAGTACCCTCAGCAACTCGTTTATTAATTGAAGATACTACACAACAAACGGTTCTTATTTATGGGATTTTAACATTGATTGTGACGTTGATTATGCGTCGTTTAATTGTTGTATTGACAAAGCAGACGATTCCAGACCTTAAGTTACAAAAAAGACGGATTGATGAATTAAATCGACAAGATATGTTTAGTATTGGATTCAGAATTTTGCTGCTGATCTTTGGATTTTTCTTCAGTCAAGTAGCATTGATTATCTATTTAATTTTACCGATTATGGCCTTTTTGCAAAACATTGTAGACCGTGAAGAAGATAATTTTGTGGATACGTTGGATAATGAACAACAGACCCAATACTTTCAAGAACGGGATCATCTGTGGGGAAATACAATGAAACGCTATTCTTATTTATTACGGGATTCTTTACGTGACGGAGATGACAGGAACCCTGATCGTTGGAAGCAAATCACAAGTGAGTGGCAAGGACGAATTGATCAAGAAATTGCAGAATGTAAGCAACAATTAGTGACTAGCAATGAATCTGATAAAGCTAATTTAGAGCAAAAGATTGAACAATTAGAGAAACAAAAAGACCGTTTGCATCAGCAAGAGGAACGATTACAACACAAAGAAGTTCGATCTCAACAACGGATTCAACGTAAACCAAGAGGCTAA
- a CDS encoding CatB-related O-acetyltransferase, translated as MKHFNNWSETKYLKDIVTNPLIEVGEFSYYSGYYDNQDFEDGCVRYLWGDKKTKDLFNPIKDFSWEMDKLIIGNYVCIASGATILMGGNHNHHPDWITVYPFANHIQQSYLPKGNTVIKSDAWIGMNAMIMPGITIGEGAIIAAGSVVTKNVPPYTIVGGNPATSIKKRFSKKEIELLLEIRWFDWTLQQITQAESILMSGSIAKLYNYYQENING; from the coding sequence ATGAAGCATTTTAACAATTGGTCTGAAACCAAATATTTGAAAGACATCGTCACTAATCCACTTATTGAAGTTGGAGAATTCTCTTATTACTCTGGCTATTACGATAATCAAGATTTTGAAGACGGCTGTGTTCGTTATCTATGGGGCGACAAAAAAACCAAAGATTTATTTAATCCAATAAAAGATTTTAGCTGGGAAATGGATAAACTGATTATTGGTAATTATGTCTGCATTGCCAGTGGGGCAACGATATTAATGGGTGGCAATCACAATCATCACCCTGATTGGATTACGGTCTATCCTTTCGCAAATCATATTCAACAGTCCTATCTACCAAAGGGCAACACCGTTATTAAAAGTGATGCATGGATCGGAATGAATGCTATGATTATGCCTGGAATCACAATTGGTGAAGGGGCAATTATTGCTGCTGGATCGGTTGTGACAAAAAACGTTCCACCCTATACAATAGTAGGAGGAAATCCAGCGACTTCCATCAAAAAAAGATTTTCTAAAAAAGAAATTGAGTTATTATTAGAAATACGTTGGTTTGATTGGACCCTTCAGCAAATTACACAAGCTGAATCTATCTTAATGAGTGGCTCAATTGCAAAACTATATAACTACTATCAAGAAAATATAAACGGCTAA
- the msrA gene encoding peptide-methionine (S)-S-oxide reductase MsrA, producing the protein MKLAQEEIIGTIYNLILNSGTREWERLLLIETKDAIESEARFMEQIEKLEARLRPLALRNNLTPDVADFYLKITDNSESAIQFDKSRHVIEDIDYQERGLFAGGCFWCMVEPFETKSGITSVLSGYTGGQMDNPSYDQVSGGYTGHVEAVEIIFDTRIVSYEELVELYWQITDPTDALGQFQDRGTQYSPIIFVQNLQQRKIAEHSRQKLIDSGRYKQPIVTEIKEASIFWPAENYHQEFYKKQPKRYKHIKRARQQFLTYQNLKNRFRLGAKKEQENS; encoded by the coding sequence ATGAAGCTAGCACAGGAAGAAATCATAGGCACTATCTATAATCTTATTCTAAATTCAGGCACTCGTGAATGGGAAAGATTGTTATTAATAGAAACGAAAGACGCTATAGAAAGTGAAGCCCGTTTTATGGAACAAATTGAAAAGCTTGAAGCAAGATTACGCCCATTGGCATTGAGAAATAATTTAACGCCAGATGTAGCTGATTTTTATTTGAAAATCACAGATAATTCTGAAAGCGCAATCCAGTTTGATAAGTCTAGGCATGTTATTGAGGATATTGATTATCAAGAGCGTGGTTTATTTGCTGGAGGCTGTTTTTGGTGTATGGTGGAACCTTTTGAAACGAAGTCTGGCATCACCTCTGTTCTGTCGGGATATACAGGAGGGCAAATGGATAATCCTAGCTATGATCAAGTGAGTGGAGGGTATACGGGACATGTTGAAGCGGTAGAAATTATTTTTGATACACGAATTGTGAGCTATGAAGAATTAGTAGAGCTCTACTGGCAAATTACAGACCCAACTGATGCACTTGGTCAATTTCAAGATCGAGGTACTCAGTATAGCCCAATTATTTTTGTGCAAAATTTGCAACAAAGGAAAATTGCGGAGCATTCAAGACAAAAACTTATTGATTCTGGAAGGTATAAGCAACCGATTGTAACAGAAATTAAAGAAGCCAGTATTTTTTGGCCAGCAGAAAATTATCATCAAGAGTTTTATAAAAAGCAACCGAAGCGATATAAACATATCAAGCGTGCTCGGCAACAATTTTTAACTTACCAGAATTTAAAGAATCGATTTCGATTAGGCGCAAAGAAAGAACAGGAAAATTCTTGA
- a CDS encoding DUF998 domain-containing protein, producing MSFLKKYGFYFFMLGIVSDFLTPYVLGVFFPKMNQMKMVISVFGDVDSPVRMAFLIWSTVSGLFFVLALPALYQTIKIVSLKLAIFVTLAVGFYGIGDCLFTGLFSINTEEATWNFSTWVHNIGSALGYTGFLLFPCFVFFLYRKQGRASYARLYFILTIISFVFALIYGVARIPIINGYSPWNQIGFFQRISFFFNYLPMFIFTLDQIKQGRSRA from the coding sequence ATGAGTTTTCTGAAAAAATATGGTTTTTATTTTTTTATGTTAGGTATTGTCAGTGATTTTTTGACACCGTATGTTCTCGGTGTGTTTTTCCCGAAAATGAATCAAATGAAAATGGTAATCAGTGTGTTTGGTGATGTGGATAGTCCTGTTCGTATGGCATTTCTCATTTGGTCGACGGTGTCAGGTTTATTCTTTGTTTTAGCATTGCCTGCGTTGTATCAAACAATTAAAATTGTTTCCCTTAAGCTAGCAATATTCGTAACACTAGCGGTTGGATTTTACGGGATTGGCGATTGTCTATTTACGGGGTTGTTTAGTATTAACACGGAAGAAGCGACATGGAATTTTTCGACATGGGTTCATAATATTGGATCAGCTTTAGGTTATACGGGCTTTTTACTTTTTCCATGCTTCGTGTTTTTTCTTTACCGAAAGCAAGGACGAGCTAGTTACGCTCGGCTGTATTTTATTTTAACAATAATCAGTTTTGTATTCGCTCTTATTTATGGTGTGGCTCGAATCCCAATAATTAACGGTTATTCACCTTGGAATCAAATTGGTTTTTTCCAACGCATCAGTTTCTTTTTTAATTATTTACCAATGTTCATTTTTACGTTAGATCAAATAAAACAAGGAAGAAGTAGGGCTTAA
- a CDS encoding DUF2247 family protein, with the protein MKLKNVKPTNICYNWSTIYVGIEEGYFDETVLTDYAIELMEKGEDSDFINEMAWGISKDKLPEVMSNIKINYLPEIDETKFEWSFENEKLRYVYLANLKNESKDNQELLNGIAQFHDNHNYPEDMIPFINYMPQDSPSNENDMLKKFNEFLKIEKEKLLG; encoded by the coding sequence ATGAAATTAAAAAATGTAAAACCAACAAATATTTGTTATAATTGGTCTACAATATATGTAGGTATAGAAGAAGGTTACTTTGATGAGACTGTATTAACAGACTATGCAATTGAACTTATGGAAAAAGGAGAGGATAGTGACTTTATTAATGAGATGGCATGGGGTATATCTAAAGATAAATTACCAGAAGTTATGTCGAATATTAAAATAAATTATCTCCCTGAAATTGATGAGACCAAATTCGAATGGTCATTTGAAAATGAAAAATTGAGATATGTCTATCTGGCTAATTTAAAGAATGAAAGTAAAGATAACCAAGAGCTACTAAATGGAATAGCTCAATTTCATGATAATCATAACTACCCAGAAGATATGATCCCTTTCATAAATTATATGCCTCAAGATAGCCCGTCAAATGAAAATGATATGTTGAAAAAGTTCAATGAATTTTTAAAAATCGAGAAAGAAAAATTACTTGGCTAA
- a CDS encoding magnesium transporter CorA family protein produces MINKTTFNENKCEWIDINTTNSEELSKLYEGYGIDSEVLAYSLDKNERAHIDYDESSNTFVLIYNVPNQEKIENHYETIPMTFLVKDHVLITVSNDKNAYVAKMMKQYLSKYPTISTFKFLFSSLFMISDSYFPLVEEMDKDRKKINDKLKEKTTKQNLLELSDLEIGIVYLVSASKQNVVLLEQVRTHAIYKKLDDSEKEQLEDASIEAKQLVEMTQLTSQILQQISGTYNNVLNNNLNDTMKILTVLSILLTVPTIITGFFGMNMPLPLEHNVMGWLITIVISVVLWFTLSLILRKIMK; encoded by the coding sequence ATGATTAATAAAACAACTTTTAATGAAAATAAGTGTGAATGGATTGATATCAATACGACAAATAGCGAAGAATTATCTAAACTATATGAAGGATATGGTATTGATAGTGAAGTTTTAGCATATTCTTTAGATAAAAATGAAAGAGCCCATATTGATTATGATGAGTCGTCTAATACATTTGTGCTGATTTATAATGTTCCAAATCAAGAAAAAATTGAGAATCACTATGAAACTATTCCAATGACTTTTTTAGTGAAGGATCATGTCTTGATAACTGTGAGTAATGACAAAAATGCCTATGTTGCCAAAATGATGAAGCAATATCTAAGCAAATATCCAACTATTTCAACTTTTAAATTTCTATTCAGCAGTTTATTTATGATTTCCGATTCTTATTTTCCCTTAGTGGAAGAGATGGATAAGGATCGCAAGAAAATTAATGATAAATTAAAAGAAAAAACAACTAAGCAAAATTTGCTAGAACTATCGGATTTAGAGATCGGGATTGTTTATTTAGTTTCAGCATCTAAGCAAAATGTCGTGCTGTTAGAGCAAGTGAGAACCCATGCGATTTACAAGAAGCTAGACGACTCAGAAAAAGAACAACTTGAAGATGCTTCAATTGAAGCGAAACAATTAGTAGAAATGACTCAATTAACTTCTCAAATTCTGCAGCAGATTTCAGGGACGTATAACAATGTGTTAAATAATAACTTGAATGATACCATGAAAATATTGACGGTGTTATCTATTTTACTGACAGTTCCAACTATTATTACCGGATTTTTTGGAATGAATATGCCTTTGCCGTTAGAGCACAATGTCATGGGATGGTTGATTACGATTGTGATTAGTGTCGTTTTATGGTTTACTTTGTCATTGATTTTACGGAAGATTATGAAGTAA
- a CDS encoding ClC family H(+)/Cl(-) exchange transporter, producing the protein MEKETHEIKRLDGTRIKFILKGIVVGILVGLLVSLFRLAIEYISERVVGLYLYFQQHPMWLIPWVFVSIVTAIIIGFLMRSDPNIKGSGIPQVEGQLRGQIKMNWLSVLWKKFLGGVLAISSGLFLGREGPSIQLGAVVAQGYSTFLKSTKSEEKILISSGASAGLAAAFNAPIAGLLFVLEEIHHSFSPLVWLTSFSAAITANFISLYFFGLRPVLYIGEITALPLQYYWTLVLLGILLGVLGLLYQKVLLALPQIYGKIKGLSPSFYGIIPFILVIPVGFFFPHLLGGGNQIVLELGRQSPTLWFLVGLFVLRFIFSMVSYGSNMPGGIFLPILTLGAVIGTFFGVVLVNTIGMDPIFVKNFLIFAMAGYFTAIGKAPLTAIILVTEMVGNFSHLMSLGVVALVSYVVVDSLGGKPIYETLLERLVAPNESNISGQKTIIEFPIMAESSLDDTMVRDFTWPKDMLLTSIRRGESELLTHGDTVMHVGDVLIILTDEGISQQVKEEIERRTELH; encoded by the coding sequence TTGGAGAAAGAAACACATGAGATTAAACGGTTAGATGGGACGCGGATTAAATTTATTTTGAAAGGAATTGTAGTGGGGATTTTAGTTGGACTTTTGGTGAGTCTGTTTAGGTTAGCGATTGAATACATTAGTGAACGAGTTGTCGGACTGTATTTATATTTTCAGCAGCATCCTATGTGGCTGATTCCTTGGGTATTCGTTTCGATTGTAACAGCAATTATTATTGGTTTTTTAATGAGAAGCGATCCAAATATTAAAGGGAGCGGAATTCCTCAAGTGGAGGGACAGTTGCGTGGACAGATTAAAATGAATTGGCTTTCGGTGTTATGGAAAAAGTTTCTAGGTGGAGTATTAGCCATTAGTTCAGGCTTATTTCTTGGGCGAGAAGGTCCATCAATTCAACTGGGAGCTGTTGTAGCGCAAGGGTATAGTACGTTTTTGAAAAGTACTAAGTCAGAAGAGAAGATTCTAATATCTAGTGGTGCTAGTGCAGGTCTTGCGGCGGCATTTAATGCACCGATTGCTGGATTATTATTCGTATTAGAAGAAATTCATCATTCTTTTTCACCTCTGGTTTGGCTGACTTCTTTTTCAGCGGCAATTACGGCTAACTTTATCTCATTATACTTTTTTGGTCTTCGACCGGTGTTATATATCGGTGAAATCACAGCTTTGCCATTGCAGTATTATTGGACGTTGGTTTTATTAGGAATTCTTTTAGGTGTCTTGGGATTACTTTATCAAAAAGTATTATTAGCACTGCCACAGATATATGGTAAAATCAAAGGCTTGTCGCCTAGTTTTTATGGAATTATTCCTTTTATTTTAGTTATTCCAGTTGGTTTCTTTTTCCCGCATTTACTAGGAGGAGGCAATCAGATTGTCTTAGAGTTAGGACGTCAATCACCAACACTCTGGTTTTTAGTGGGGTTATTTGTATTACGATTTATTTTCTCGATGGTGTCCTATGGTTCTAATATGCCAGGCGGGATTTTCTTGCCGATTTTGACTTTAGGAGCGGTGATTGGTACCTTTTTTGGAGTAGTTTTGGTGAATACGATTGGCATGGATCCTATATTTGTGAAGAATTTCTTGATTTTTGCGATGGCGGGTTACTTTACGGCTATTGGGAAAGCGCCGTTGACTGCGATTATTTTAGTGACGGAGATGGTGGGGAATTTCTCTCATTTGATGTCTCTGGGTGTGGTAGCATTGGTTAGTTATGTTGTCGTAGATAGTCTTGGTGGAAAACCGATTTATGAGACGTTATTAGAACGTCTGGTTGCACCAAATGAAAGCAATATTAGTGGTCAAAAAACAATTATTGAATTTCCAATTATGGCGGAAAGTTCTTTGGATGATACGATGGTACGTGATTTTACTTGGCCGAAAGACATGCTGTTGACATCCATCCGACGAGGTGAGTCAGAGCTTTTAACTCATGGAGATACAGTGATGCATGTAGGAGATGTTCTGATTATCTTAACAGATGAAGGAATTTCTCAACAAGTAAAAGAGGAAATTGAACGGAGAACAGAACTTCATTAA